TAACGACGACCATGGCGGAACCCGCGCTTCACATATCGACACCGGCATCTTGAGCGCCGGGACGTACTGTTTTGTGGTTAGCGCATTTGGCGACCCGAACTTTGGTGGCGTTGGAAAACAAAGTGTGGGGCCCTACACATTTGGCGTGAGCATGGGCAACCGAGTCCCGGACTTGAGCGTGACTCAAAATGGTGCGCCGGTTCCTGATGCTGCGATGATTGGACTCGACGAGGCTGAAACCATTACGTTTGATCTCGAGTATACCGACCCTGACAACGACGCGTTGACGGTCACGGTTACGCAGACCAACGCTGCGGGCGACGACGTTACCGATGGCGCTCTGACCCTGAACGAAAACGACGGAACCTACTCTTGGACCCCGTCGCAAACCGCGGCCCCCGACGGCCCTTATACCATCGAGATCACAATCACCGATGGCGAGTTCACCGAAACCGTAGTTGTGGTTATCAACGTCAACGCTGTGAATCTTGCGCCTCCGATGCCCGTTCTCCTTTCCCCCATCGACCAGGTGCGCGTGATCATCCCGACACCCACACTGGTTGTGGGCAATGTGGTTGATCCCGACGAGGATCCACTTCAATACGAATTCCAGCTCCGCGAAGGCTCACCTACTGGTGAACCTGACCAGACAAATCTCTTAGCCCAAGGCCCCGATACGACCACCGAGTGGCAAGTTGATACGCTCACAGAGAACGCGTTTGTCTTCTGGCGAGCGCGTGCTTTTGATGGGGATGTCACGACTGGGTATAGCCCGTGGACTACGTGGCAGAGTTTCCGTGTGGATGCCGTCAACGACCCACCTGGCGTTCCAGAAATCCTGAAGCCGACAAATGGCGAAACCGTGATGGTGCTTACTCCTCGTGTTTCGGCGTCGGTTCCAACAGACCCTGAGGAAGAGGCAGTCTCGGTCGTCATCGAGCTCGCCGCTGACGATGCATTTGAGAATGTGCTTCAAACCAGTGAAGCCCTTGAGCCTGAGCCGCTCGCGGCGAGTGTTGAATGGACACCAACTGAATTGGAGTTGGGGCGCTATTTCCTCCGTGCAAAAGCGGTGGACGAGCGAGGGGCTGAGAGCGATTGGTCGGTCGTCACCGACTTCGAGATTTACATCGAGCCAGACACTTTGAATCCTCCGTCCTTCGGAGATGCCTTTGGCGAATATTGCGGTGCCGGACGCGAGCACGAGGCACTACCTGAATTTGTGGAAGTTCAGAACGTGAACGAGGACCCAACCACTACGTTTGAAGTCGCGATCTACCTCAACGGTGGAGCGGCTCCGGTCTACACAAACTCCGTCGCTCAGAACGTTGGTGCGGCGACGACCGAAATCCCGATTGAGCAAGCACTCGTGGAGCCTGGCGCCTATCTCTTCCAAGTACGTGTGGTTGCAGGAGATGTGTCGTCCAATTGGACCGATTGCGAGATGCGACTTGTGGGAGATACCGATGTGGTTGAGCAACCGTCCCCTACGCCGACTGGTGCTGACGAGGGTTGCGGTTGTGCATCTACGAATGGTGCCGGAAACACAGGCATGCTCCTCATGCTTCTCGGATTCTTGGCTGTACGTAGAAGAGGGCTGAGGCTATTTTGATTTCTCCGTTCAACTCACACGGCTACAAGCCGCTTGTACTTGGGGTACTCCTTACACTCGCTTGTTCTGAAGACGCAGTGGACTCGGAGCCGTCCGAAGTTCAAGAGAGGCCACAGAACCCAGAAACTCAGCCACCTGAGCAAGAGATCCCGGCTCCTCAAGACCCCCAGATTCAAGACCCTCAACCACAGGATCCAGAACCACCAGGTTGCGATTCAGACCCCACCTGTATCTCTACATTCCCGTCCAGAATCAGCGCTGATACCACCACAGGTACGCGGGAGTGGGATAGCTACGAGTGCGCGCCCGAGACAAACGAGTCGGGGCCTGAGTTGGTCTACCGAGTTGTGATCCAAGAGCCGGGATTCTTCAGCGCCCAACTCTCGGGAGAGCCGGAAGGTGTGGATGTGGATGTTCATCTGCTTCTGGAGCGGAACCCAGCATCCTGCATGGACCGAGGAAACTTCCGAGCGGGCTCTTGGCTTGAAGCGGGCGAGTATTGGTTGGTGGCTGACACCTGGGTCAATGATGAGGGCGTAGAGTTTGCTGGCACATTCGACCTTGATGTCAATGTGACCACCAGTCAGACTTTCACCACGCACGGGATCAATGAGGAGCTCGCCAACGACGCGCTCCGCGCGTTTTCGCTCGCCTGGCAGCGCGACGAGACCCGACGTTTCGAATACACGCTCACGGACTTCTCGATGCACTCAAGCCAGAAACGGCAATGGGTGTTCGACCTAAACTCGGGAGAGTTGCTCTTCAACCTCCACACCGCCCACGGAGAGGGGTCCATTGAAGGCGAGGATCTCGGGATGGCTTCTAAATTCTCGAATGTTTTGGGAAGTCACCAATCAAGCCTCGGCCTGATGCGCACGGATGAGACCTACGTAGGAGACTATGGCTATTCCGTGCTTCTGGACGGCCTAGAAGCCGGATTTAATGACCGTGTGCGCGAAAGAGAGATCGTGGTCCACCCTTGGTTTGGAAACGCACAGGACATCATTGAGCGAGACGGCTGGGTCACCCCGAGCTGGGGCTGTGCGACGCTCGAAGAGTCCATCTCAGACCAAGTCATCGACACCATCTCGTTTGGAACCCTGATGTTCTTTTGGTACCCAGATCCGACCTGGCGCTCAGAATCTGAGTACCTCAACTGATCATTTCAATTGCTGGAAGAAATCGTTGCCCTTGTCATCCACGAGGATGAACGCCGGGAAATCTTCCACATCAATGCTCCAGATGGCCTCCATTCCAAGGTCCTCGAAATCCTGAACCTCTACTTTCTTAATGCTCTCGGCTGCGAGGATCGCGGCTGGGCCACCGATGCTACCGAGGTAGAAGCCACCGTGTTTATGGCAAGCGTCAGTGACTTGTTTGGAGCGATTCCCCTTAGCCAGCATCACGAGCGAGCCACCGAGTGATTGGAAGAAGTCTACATAAGCGTCCATGCGTTGGGCTGTGGTTGGCCCGAACGACCCGGAAGGCATTCCTGGAGGCGTTTTAGCAGGACCCGCATAGTAGACCGGATGATCCTTAAACCATTGAGGCATAGGCTCCCCGCGGTCAATCATGTCTTTGAGTCGGGCGTGCGCCATGTCTCGCGCGACGATCAACCTTCCGCTTAAGAGCACGCGGGTCTTCACTGGATATTTGGAAAGTTCTGCCCGTATCTCATCCATTGGCTGATTCAGGTTGATACGAACACCGGCATCTTCGTCGTTCTCTGCCTCGAGCAGGAAGCGCTCTGGATGTTGCTCCATCTCCTCGAGCCAGATTCCGCTCTCATCGATCTTCGCCTTGATATTCCTATCGGCAGAACACGACACCCCCATGCCCACGGGACATGAGGCCCCGTGCCTTGGGAGCCTTATTACGCGCACATCATGGGCAAAGTACTTTCCTCCAAACTGTGCGCCGAGGCCCGTTCCCCACGCAGCCTTTAGAAGCCGCTCCTCGAGTTCGACATCACGAAACGCACGCCCACCGTCTGATCCAGTCGTAGGGAGGTGGTCGAGCTCCTTGGCACTGGCGAGTTTCACGGTCTTGAGTGTGGACTCGGCGCTGGTGCCCCCAATGACAAAGGCTACGTGATATGGAGGACAGGCGGCGGTGCCAAGCGTCTTCATCTTCTCAACGAGGAATTTCTCAAGGCTTTCGGGATTCAGGAGCGCCTTGGTCTCCTGGAAAAGGTAGGTCTTGTTCGCAGAGCCGCCCCCTTTAGCCAAGAAGAGAAACTCGTAGCTCGCCCCTTTCGAAGCGTAGATATCGATCTGGGCGGGAAGGTTATTGCCCGAGTTCTTCTCCTTGTACATGGTCAGCGGAACTACCTGAGAGTACCGAAGGTTGTCGGTCTGGTAGGTTTGCCAGATTCCCTTCGAGAGGTGCTTAGGATCTTCGCCATCGGTAAGGACGCGATGACCCTTTTTCCCGACGACAATCGCTGTTCCGGTATCTTGGCAAATCGGCAATTGCCCATTGGCTGCTATCACCGAGTTCTTCAAGAGAGTCCGTGCAACAAAACGATCATTATCGCTAGCCTCGGGGTCCTTGAGGATTGCTGCAACTCGCTCTTGGTGTGCTGTCCGCAGGTAGAACGACGTGTCGTGAAGCGCTTGACGAGCCAACTCAGCAAAGACCTCGGGTTCGATCTTCACGAATGTCTCTCCCCCGATGGTCTGGGTGCTGACGCCGTCGCTACCGAGATATCGGTAGCGCGTTGGATCTTCAGAAAACTGGAAGGGTTTCTCGTATTGGAATTCGCTCATGTATGCTCCAGAACTCAGGGTTCTGGAGTTTTGTAGCTGAGCGAGACCTCTGTCAAGCCAAGTCTAGCCTTCCCTTACATGAAGGTGACTCTACCGCTAGAGATATCGTACATGGCGCCAACGATCTTGATCTTACCCTGGCTCTCAAGGTCGGCCATGATTGCCGACTGTTTGCGAATCTCTTCAATGGTGCGCTCCACGTTATGAGATGCGACCTTGTCCACCGTGGACGAATCGGAAGACGCGCAGGATTGGCCTGCGACCGCCTCAACGCTTGGGCGGATATTGGTCACGAGCGACGTTACGTTTCCGAGGTCAACGTTGTCGCAAGCTCCCATGACCGCGCCACACTTGGTATGGCCCATGACCACGACAAGCTTCGCACCAGCCACCGCGGTAGCGAACTCCATTGAGCCGAGAATCTCGGCGTTCACGATATTCCCAGCGACACGCGCATTGAACACGTCACCGATCCCCTGGTCGAGCACGACTTCGGTCGGAATTCGTGAGTCGATGCAGCTCAAAATGACAGCCGAAGGGAACTGCCCAGCGCTGGTATCAGCGATCTGGTCTGCATAGTCTCGGTAGAGCGGTGTGCGGTTGAGAAAACGCTCATTGCCTGCCTTGAGGCCGTTGAGAACGGCGTCAGGCGTCATTGCATCTCTTACTCCCTGGGTAAGGGCCGGAGTTGGATCCTGTGCGGAAGCAGCCTTAACCACCGTGTCCGTACCGGCAGTCTGGACTTGTTGTTGCTCTTTCGCACCACAAGCAACAAGGAAAGCGGAAACAGCAAGCGCACTAAAAATTCTCATGGACATACTCATCTCCTAATTGAAGCCAAAAGCGGCACTAGACATATGATGCCAAATACACGAAAAAGATTTCATGTTTTTTCTTTCGTGTAAACGATTTCTTAAAACATCGTTACTAATTCGTAAGAATTGCTGCGCCACTTGACGATTAGTCGTAGTCTCGACCAATATCGACCGTTTGGTGGACACCAAGGGCTCCAACCATGGCTGTAGAAAACACTTGGACCTTTCTGACAAATCACGCGCACGTACTCCTCTGTCTTGTAGAGAATCCAGATTCACGCACCCGTGACCTCTCGGAACGTGTAGGCATCACCGAGCGCGCCGTACAGCGCATCGTCTCGGAGCTCGAAGATGAAGGCTATGTGATCAAGACACGCGTGGGACGTCGCAACCATTACGAAGTCATTCTAGACAAATACTTGAGGCATCCCGTCGAATCCCACCGCTCTGTTCAATGCTTGGTTGATCTGATCAAAGAATAATTGAACCCGAGCACGAAACCTTGGCTTGAGTTCGATCATCCGAGCTTTGGAATGTCTCAACCAAGGAGAAAACAATGGGACTCAGAATCAACGATATCGCACCTAACTTCACTGCCGACTCGACCTCCGGAAAGCTAGACTTTCACGATTGGATCGGAGACGGATATGCGATTCTCTTTTCTCACCCAAAGGATTTCACGCCGATTTGCACCACAGAGTTTGGAGCTGTGGCGCAGCTTGCGGGGGAGTTTGAAAAGCGGAACACCAAGGTCATGGGCGTTTCTGTAGACAGTGTTGAGGAGCACCACAAATGGAAACGAGATATTGAGGCTTTTGCGGGTGCTCCTGCAAACTTTCCAATCATCGATGACAGCTCTTTGACGGTCGCCAAGCTCTACGACATGTTACCAGCCGAGGCCATTCTTCCCGACGGACGTACACCTGCCGATAGCGCAACCGTGCGAACCGTTTTCATCATCGGCCCCGACAAGAAAGTTCGGCTTACAATGACATATCCAATGAGTGTTGGACGTAATTTCGCTGAAATTTTGCGGGCTCTAGACGCCGTTCAAATCACCGACGGCGCGCCGCTGGCTACTCCAGCAAACTGGGTCCCCGGACAAGATGTGGTAGTTTCCACCTCTCTAAACAACGAGGATGCTGCAGCGCGATTTGGAGAGCTCGATATCAAGCTTCCGTACTTGCGTTTCGCTAAGTCGAA
This Microvenator marinus DNA region includes the following protein-coding sequences:
- a CDS encoding murein L,D-transpeptidase catalytic domain family protein gives rise to the protein MISPFNSHGYKPLVLGVLLTLACSEDAVDSEPSEVQERPQNPETQPPEQEIPAPQDPQIQDPQPQDPEPPGCDSDPTCISTFPSRISADTTTGTREWDSYECAPETNESGPELVYRVVIQEPGFFSAQLSGEPEGVDVDVHLLLERNPASCMDRGNFRAGSWLEAGEYWLVADTWVNDEGVEFAGTFDLDVNVTTSQTFTTHGINEELANDALRAFSLAWQRDETRRFEYTLTDFSMHSSQKRQWVFDLNSGELLFNLHTAHGEGSIEGEDLGMASKFSNVLGSHQSSLGLMRTDETYVGDYGYSVLLDGLEAGFNDRVREREIVVHPWFGNAQDIIERDGWVTPSWGCATLEESISDQVIDTISFGTLMFFWYPDPTWRSESEYLN
- a CDS encoding carboxypeptidase regulatory-like domain-containing protein, giving the protein MFRQWLTGAALVMVSLPLSAATLSGSILDPNGAGITGMEVRLWEEGPKGYSIQSTTASAAGAYEFSNVPAGNYKIDVRMPDGDSRHFGDTWYDVAAPISDGLIAADADVLTVADADALTGLDITMPLTGRLESTVFDVNMRVRVESTTDHRYHHTDISKNLRNTKFGGFVMAGLLSNHSYRIIGYDPTGNRGMAFGGPHQVTAGGINVVGGINLPPFPADPGEPSNDVASAVQVTTLPHVQDAILSGGPDVDWYCTTVQDGDRLMVDVSNQIEIDGITREHPWFDPILGFFDATGTTELGYNDDHGGTRASHIDTGILSAGTYCFVVSAFGDPNFGGVGKQSVGPYTFGVSMGNRVPDLSVTQNGAPVPDAAMIGLDEAETITFDLEYTDPDNDALTVTVTQTNAAGDDVTDGALTLNENDGTYSWTPSQTAAPDGPYTIEITITDGEFTETVVVVINVNAVNLAPPMPVLLSPIDQVRVIIPTPTLVVGNVVDPDEDPLQYEFQLREGSPTGEPDQTNLLAQGPDTTTEWQVDTLTENAFVFWRARAFDGDVTTGYSPWTTWQSFRVDAVNDPPGVPEILKPTNGETVMVLTPRVSASVPTDPEEEAVSVVIELAADDAFENVLQTSEALEPEPLAASVEWTPTELELGRYFLRAKAVDERGAESDWSVVTDFEIYIEPDTLNPPSFGDAFGEYCGAGREHEALPEFVEVQNVNEDPTTTFEVAIYLNGGAAPVYTNSVAQNVGAATTEIPIEQALVEPGAYLFQVRVVAGDVSSNWTDCEMRLVGDTDVVEQPSPTPTGADEGCGCASTNGAGNTGMLLMLLGFLAVRRRGLRLF
- a CDS encoding fumarate hydratase; amino-acid sequence: MSEFQYEKPFQFSEDPTRYRYLGSDGVSTQTIGGETFVKIEPEVFAELARQALHDTSFYLRTAHQERVAAILKDPEASDNDRFVARTLLKNSVIAANGQLPICQDTGTAIVVGKKGHRVLTDGEDPKHLSKGIWQTYQTDNLRYSQVVPLTMYKEKNSGNNLPAQIDIYASKGASYEFLFLAKGGGSANKTYLFQETKALLNPESLEKFLVEKMKTLGTAACPPYHVAFVIGGTSAESTLKTVKLASAKELDHLPTTGSDGGRAFRDVELEERLLKAAWGTGLGAQFGGKYFAHDVRVIRLPRHGASCPVGMGVSCSADRNIKAKIDESGIWLEEMEQHPERFLLEAENDEDAGVRINLNQPMDEIRAELSKYPVKTRVLLSGRLIVARDMAHARLKDMIDRGEPMPQWFKDHPVYYAGPAKTPPGMPSGSFGPTTAQRMDAYVDFFQSLGGSLVMLAKGNRSKQVTDACHKHGGFYLGSIGGPAAILAAESIKKVEVQDFEDLGMEAIWSIDVEDFPAFILVDDKGNDFFQQLK
- a CDS encoding helix-turn-helix transcriptional regulator, whose protein sequence is MAVENTWTFLTNHAHVLLCLVENPDSRTRDLSERVGITERAVQRIVSELEDEGYVIKTRVGRRNHYEVILDKYLRHPVESHRSVQCLVDLIKE
- a CDS encoding carbonic anhydrase family protein, whose product is MSMRIFSALAVSAFLVACGAKEQQQVQTAGTDTVVKAASAQDPTPALTQGVRDAMTPDAVLNGLKAGNERFLNRTPLYRDYADQIADTSAGQFPSAVILSCIDSRIPTEVVLDQGIGDVFNARVAGNIVNAEILGSMEFATAVAGAKLVVVMGHTKCGAVMGACDNVDLGNVTSLVTNIRPSVEAVAGQSCASSDSSTVDKVASHNVERTIEEIRKQSAIMADLESQGKIKIVGAMYDISSGRVTFM
- a CDS encoding peroxiredoxin is translated as MGLRINDIAPNFTADSTSGKLDFHDWIGDGYAILFSHPKDFTPICTTEFGAVAQLAGEFEKRNTKVMGVSVDSVEEHHKWKRDIEAFAGAPANFPIIDDSSLTVAKLYDMLPAEAILPDGRTPADSATVRTVFIIGPDKKVRLTMTYPMSVGRNFAEILRALDAVQITDGAPLATPANWVPGQDVVVSTSLNNEDAAARFGELDIKLPYLRFAKSK